A region of Thermococcus barossii DNA encodes the following proteins:
- a CDS encoding single- stranded DNA-binding family protein, protein MRLSTGFVRASGYAYKVRRVLFALTRKKVEPREVVRAAGELNQRIFERLQELGVEKSDVIRITVPFRIEDGTIVWDYNGMNIEVYRKSEEENLARAMEEIEEREKALEEQIKELEELALQLRDTSEKILEKLEELKQEHTSLKLRAEE, encoded by the coding sequence ATGAGGCTGAGTACGGGATTCGTTCGTGCCTCTGGCTATGCGTACAAGGTGAGGAGAGTCCTCTTCGCGCTGACGCGGAAGAAAGTCGAGCCGAGGGAGGTCGTGAGGGCGGCCGGAGAGCTGAACCAGAGAATCTTCGAGAGGCTGCAGGAGCTGGGCGTTGAGAAGAGCGACGTCATCAGGATAACCGTGCCCTTCAGGATTGAAGATGGAACCATAGTATGGGACTACAACGGAATGAATATCGAAGTCTACAGAAAGAGCGAGGAAGAAAACCTCGCGCGGGCCATGGAAGAAATCGAAGAGCGCGAGAAAGCCCTTGAGGAACAGATAAAAGAACTTGAGGAACTTGCACTGCAGCTCAGGGACACGAGCGAGAAGATACTGGAGAAACTGGAGGAGCTCAAGCAGGAGCACACCTCGCTGAAGCTCAGGGCTGAGGAGTAA